Proteins encoded by one window of Vampirovibrionales bacterium:
- a CDS encoding pyruvate, phosphate dikinase, giving the protein MATKRVYLFDEGNASMRDLLGGKGANLAEMTNLGLPVPPGFTLTTATCNEYLELGGRFPEGLLDSVKQAVAAVEAKLGRTFGDAQNPLLMSVRSGAKFSMPGMMETILNLGLNNQTIQGLIAQSGNERFAWDSYRRFLTMFSSVVLGIHRDEYEEIMDEMKRKRGAKLDTDLSAADLKELTAQYQAHTEKRLGKPFPQDPMTQLQMAIESVFHSWNIPRAIAYRNFHGIDHTLGTAVNVQAMVFGNMGSDSATGVAFTRNPATGENLIYGEYLTNAQGEDVVAGIRTPNKISELEKEMPEMYRQFMEIANKLEKHYKDMQDMEFTIEKGRLFLLQTRNGKRTVASAVRTAVEMVGEGLISKEDGMLRVDANQLPQLLLPRFDQAQKAEAEKSGRLLARGINASPGAATGVIVFCPDEAVERASKGEDVLLVRVETSPDDVHGMIAARGVLTSRGGNTSHAAVVARGMGKPCVVGCESITVDMKAEALIANGKTLKSGDLLSIDGSTGEVYEGRIHTLPPEMNADLATLMDWSDGYRRLGVRANADTPEDAERAVELGASGIGLCRTEHMFMAAERLPVVQEMIIATTTEARQAALNKLLPMQRDDFKAIFKSMAGKPVTVRLIDPPLHEFLPKRDELVEETARLSIQSPNSRELQEKQDLLKTVETLSEANPMMGFRGCRLGVIYPEIVAMQVRAIFEAAVALKKAGVDVKPEIMIPLVSDASELKFTKTKLEAMAQEIMNESGVQIDYAFGTMIEIPRAALTADKIAEHAQFFSFGTNDLTQMTYGFSRDDAEEKFLKRYLEMGLFETNPFEVLDRQGVGQLVEIAKEKGRSVKPNLKLGVCGEHGGEARSVQFAHFVGLDYVSCSPFRIPVARLAAAQGAILEKQKKSDFMLASV; this is encoded by the coding sequence ATGGCCACCAAACGCGTGTACCTGTTTGATGAAGGCAACGCCAGCATGCGCGACCTGCTGGGCGGCAAAGGCGCCAATCTGGCGGAAATGACCAATCTGGGCCTGCCCGTGCCCCCCGGCTTTACGCTGACTACCGCCACCTGTAACGAATACCTCGAACTCGGCGGACGCTTCCCCGAAGGGCTGCTCGACAGCGTCAAGCAAGCCGTCGCTGCGGTCGAAGCCAAACTGGGCCGTACGTTTGGCGACGCCCAGAATCCGCTGCTGATGTCGGTCCGCTCCGGCGCCAAGTTCTCGATGCCCGGCATGATGGAGACGATTCTCAATCTGGGGCTCAATAACCAGACCATTCAGGGCCTTATCGCCCAATCCGGCAACGAACGCTTTGCCTGGGACAGCTATCGCCGCTTTCTGACCATGTTTTCGAGCGTCGTGCTGGGGATTCACCGCGACGAGTACGAAGAGATCATGGACGAGATGAAGCGCAAGCGCGGCGCGAAACTCGACACCGATTTAAGCGCGGCGGATCTCAAGGAACTCACCGCCCAGTATCAGGCCCACACCGAGAAGCGCCTCGGCAAGCCGTTCCCGCAGGATCCCATGACGCAACTGCAAATGGCCATTGAGTCGGTCTTTCACTCGTGGAATATTCCGCGCGCCATTGCGTACCGCAACTTCCACGGCATTGATCACACGCTGGGAACCGCGGTGAACGTGCAGGCGATGGTCTTCGGCAACATGGGCAGCGATTCGGCCACCGGCGTGGCCTTTACCCGCAACCCGGCCACGGGCGAAAACCTGATCTACGGCGAATACCTCACCAACGCCCAAGGCGAAGACGTTGTTGCCGGGATTCGCACGCCCAACAAAATCTCCGAGCTGGAAAAAGAAATGCCGGAGATGTATCGCCAGTTTATGGAAATCGCCAACAAGCTGGAAAAACACTATAAAGACATGCAGGACATGGAATTCACCATCGAAAAAGGTCGCCTGTTCCTGCTGCAAACCCGCAACGGCAAACGCACCGTCGCCTCTGCCGTGCGCACCGCGGTTGAGATGGTCGGCGAAGGGCTGATCAGCAAAGAGGACGGTATGTTGCGCGTCGACGCCAACCAGTTGCCGCAACTCCTGCTGCCGCGCTTTGACCAGGCGCAGAAGGCCGAAGCCGAAAAGTCGGGCCGTCTGCTGGCGCGCGGCATCAACGCCTCGCCCGGCGCTGCGACCGGCGTCATCGTGTTCTGCCCCGATGAAGCCGTCGAACGCGCCAGCAAAGGCGAAGACGTGCTGCTGGTGCGCGTGGAAACCAGCCCTGACGACGTCCATGGGATGATCGCCGCACGCGGCGTTCTCACCAGCCGCGGCGGCAACACCAGCCATGCGGCCGTGGTCGCCCGTGGAATGGGCAAGCCCTGCGTCGTCGGCTGCGAGTCGATTACCGTGGATATGAAAGCCGAAGCCCTGATCGCCAACGGCAAGACCCTCAAATCGGGCGACCTGCTGTCGATTGACGGCTCGACCGGCGAAGTTTACGAAGGCCGCATCCACACGCTGCCGCCGGAAATGAACGCCGATCTCGCCACGCTGATGGATTGGTCGGACGGCTATCGCCGTCTGGGCGTGCGCGCCAACGCCGATACGCCGGAAGACGCCGAACGCGCCGTCGAACTCGGCGCCAGCGGCATCGGCCTGTGCCGCACCGAGCACATGTTCATGGCGGCCGAGCGCCTGCCGGTCGTCCAGGAAATGATCATCGCCACGACGACCGAAGCCCGGCAAGCGGCGCTGAACAAGCTGTTACCGATGCAGCGCGACGACTTCAAGGCGATTTTCAAGTCAATGGCTGGCAAGCCGGTGACGGTACGTCTGATCGACCCGCCCCTGCACGAGTTCTTGCCCAAGCGCGACGAGCTGGTGGAAGAAACCGCGCGCCTGTCGATTCAGTCGCCCAACAGCCGCGAGCTGCAAGAAAAGCAGGATCTCCTGAAAACCGTCGAAACGCTCTCGGAAGCCAACCCCATGATGGGTTTTCGCGGCTGCCGTCTGGGCGTCATCTACCCGGAGATCGTCGCGATGCAGGTGCGCGCCATTTTTGAAGCCGCCGTGGCGCTGAAAAAAGCGGGCGTTGACGTCAAACCCGAAATCATGATCCCGCTGGTCTCGGACGCCTCCGAGCTGAAATTCACCAAAACCAAGCTGGAGGCCATGGCGCAAGAGATCATGAACGAATCGGGCGTGCAGATCGATTACGCCTTCGGGACGATGATCGAGATTCCGCGCGCGGCGCTGACGGCGGATAAAATCGCTGAGCACGCCCAGTTCTTCAGCTTCGGCACCAACGACCTGACGCAAATGACCTACGGCTTCAGCCGCGACGACGCCGAGGAGAAGTTCCTCAAGCGCTACCTCGAAATGGGCCTGTTTGAAACCAACCCCTTCGAGGTCCTGGATCGCCAGGGCGTGGGCCAGCTCGTGGAAATCGCCAAGGAAAAAGGCCGCTCGGTCAAACCCAACCTCAAGTTGGGCGTCTGCGGCGAACATGGCGGCGAAGCCCGCAGCGTACAATTCGCCCACTTCGTCGGGCTGGATTACGTCAGCTGCTCGCCCTTCCGCATTCCGGTGGCGCGTCTGGCCGCTGCCCAGGGCGCGATTCTGGAAAAACAAAAGAAAAGCGACTTCATGCTCGCCAGCGTGTAA